A region of the Vanrija pseudolonga chromosome 2, complete sequence genome:
AATGTGGATCTGGGCGCCAGTCTCGAGCGACAGGTCAACGGTGGTgacgggcgcgacgacgacaaagGGGACGTTgtggcgctgggcgagcacggcggcctGGTACGAGCCGATCTTGTTCGCCGTGTCGCCGTTGGCAACGATGCGGTCAGCGCCGATGATCACGCCGTCAATGTCGTTGTGCTGCATCAGCGAGCCGAGCATCGTGTCGCAGATCATGCACGCGGGGATCTTGAGCGTCGTGAGCTCGAGCGACGTGAGGCGCGAGCCCTGGTGGTACGGCGTCGTCTGGGCGTAGTACGccgtgtcgaggtggtcggccTCGAAGAGCGCAGTGATCACGCCAATGGCCGTGCCGTAGCCCGAagtcgcgagcgagccagtgTTGCACACGGTGATGACCTTGAGGCCCTTCTTGCcatccttgccgccgcgctgctgccagAGCCActcggcaccgaggcggccCATGGTGCGGTTACGCTCCTGGTCCTCCTCGTGGACCGCGAACGCCGCCGTCTTGAtcttctcgacgagcgcagacacctcggcagcgccgccggcggccggcgcagaCTTCAGAATGCGGCGCAGGCGGTtcatcgcctcggcgaggttgacggcagtggggcgcgacgactcgaggtagtcgaggatcgagccgaggtcggccgacacgtcggcgggggtggagaACTTGGACGCGGCCCCCGACGAGAGGTACGAACGAACAGACAGCGCAGCGAGGGACGCGAtcgctggcgcgccgcggatcTGGAGAGATTAGCACGTGGGTCAAGATGACTAACCATTAACCCACCCTCATCGTCTTGATGGCGTCAAAGGCCTCCTCGGGAGTCGAGACGGGGATCCACTTGACCGTGTGGCTGTGATTGTTAGAGGGGCAACTCTTGCACTTTGGCCCATCGGCTGGCGCCTGGCACCGACTCacgggaggaggagctggtcgacaatctcgacCTGGCCCGagccgtcgacgcggagCGAGGTCATCATGGGCGGGAGGGTCTTGCCGCCGGGGGTAGTGCTTGTCGCTGCCATTTTGCTGATGCTGGGTATATGTCTAGTGTAGAGTCAGAGTGCTAACCCCCGCACGTTGTTGGCGTCTGTCGCTCGCTCACCGTCACGGCTCCGCCGCCATCGCACTGTCGTGATTGAAATTCcagcgaggtggaggtggagggcgGAAGCTTTTGATAAGAAATGCATTACAGTTTTGTAATCGGCCGAGAGTTATGTGATTACAAAACTTGAACTTGGAATTCAAATGTCACTTTACAATTGGAACGTTTTGGCACAACTGACCCACCCCGCTGACTGACTGACCTGGACCCGCCCACTGCtaacctcctcctcgcccgacCCAACCGCCGTCCATCGCCATCTCATCTCGTCGATAATCCcaaaacaacaacaacacactgCCCGCAACACAAGTCACTCTGCGGGACACCACCCCCTAGCTCAGCACTACCGCCAATCGGCAGCTCCTCGCACGCCAGCGCTCCACTCGCACGAGCGTCAACGCCGAGATGTCGTCGTACCGTAGTGACTCGCGCAACAACtccggcggcagtggcggcacACACCCAGGCGTCAAGCGCGAGTCGACATGGCGGCCTGGCGCATCCTCGTCGGGGTCAGGAGCATACCGCTCGACCGGGGCTACTTcagcgtcatcgtcgtcgtcctcgcgcccgaCCAACGCCTGGGCGACGAGAGACTCGCCGCGGGTCCAGAGCCCGGGGCCGAGCACGACTCGCGTCGAGAGCTACTACGAGCCGCCAGACACCAGCTCTTCCTCCAACCGCTGGGGTAACAGCGACGACAGAGACCGCAACGGCCACCGTAGCTCGAGCAGagagcgcgaccgcgaccgcgaccgcagCCGGGACACTGACCGCCGGAGAGATGACGGCTGGGCAAGTCGTGCCAAGCAGCAGGACAAGGACACGCGCGGCAGCTGGGACGACTACCGtcagcgccgtgccgccgtaACCAAGCGCGCATCGAGCCCCGACAGATCATCGTACCGTCGGagagacgacgacacgggtggcgagcggcgaTGGGGCAAgccggacgccgacgacagaGACAGGCGGGACTGGCGACGTGCGTCCAGccccgacgagcgcgcgcgtaGACGGTCGCCCACCCCTCCCAAGGCTGCCTCTCGCCCTAGCCCAGACTACGGCAACCggtccgagtccgagtctgACAATGAGCGTGGACGACGTCCTTCGTAAGTGCtgatgtcgacgccgctgacagtagccgcccctcgccgcgttGGAGATCGCCCACGCCCGAGCCCAAACGGCGCgcaccaagctcgccgcgTGCGCCAGAGGCCAAACGCGCAAGGGAGTACTCGCCCCCGTCTTGGCGGAGAAGGTCGTCaagcccggcgccgcgcggccgtTCGAGCTCGCGTagcccgagcccgccgaAGCGCCAGCAGAGTGTCGAGAGAGCGCGTTCGCCGTcccctgcgcgcggcgctcggtCTGGCGCGGACAG
Encoded here:
- the MRI1 gene encoding Methylthioribose-1-phosphate isomerase, producing MAATSTTPGGKTLPPMMTSLRVDGSGQVEIVDQLLLPHTVKWIPVSTPEEAFDAIKTMRIRGAPAIASLAALSVRSYLSSGAASKFSTPADVSADLGSILDYLESSRPTAVNLAEAMNRLRRILKSAPAAGGAAEVSALVEKIKTAAFAVHEEDQERNRTMGRLGAEWLWQQRGGKDGKKGLKVITVCNTGSLATSGYGTAIGVITALFEADHLDTAYYAQTTPYHQGSRLTSLELTTLKIPACMICDTMLGSLMQHNDIDGVIIGADRIVANGDTANKIGSYQAAVLAQRHNVPFVVVAPVTTVDLSLETGAQIHIEQRPAVEATLVRGKNLETGDLSVVRISPEGVGSGPEPWNQVYNPSFDVTPAELISAVVTEKGVAVRAPGAKSIDVASVC